The Pseudomonas pergaminensis nucleotide sequence GTCGCCATGCTCGCTAATGTATTCGCAACATAAAGGAGAGGTAGACGTGATCAGCACCTCAACCGTCGTCAATTCAGTCGTCGAAAAACTGCGCGCCGCCTTGGCGCGGGGTCAGTGGCGCCGTGGCGAAATGCTCCCCGGCCAACGCGAACTGGCCGAACAGATGGGCATCAGCCGGCCCAGCCTGCGTGAAGCGGTGATTGTGCTCGAGACGCTTGGCCTGGTGCGCTCCATGCCCGGCAAAGGCGTGGTCGTATTGGAGACCAGCGTCAGCGAGCCACAGTCCAGTGACGCCGTGGCCGACGCCAGCCTGGAAGATATCCTGCAACTGCGCTACACCCTCGAACCCTTCATTGTCGGCCTGGTAGCCCAGTCCATCAGCAGCAAGGAAGTCGGCCAACTGCGCCTGACCCTGATGGACATGCGCGAAGCCCTCGACGCCGGTGATGCCGAAGCGGGCATGAATGCCTACATCGGTTTCCACGAAGAACTGTTCGCCCTCACCTCCAACCCGATCTTCCAGAACGTGGTGCAACAGACCAGCAACGCCCTCAAGCAAAGCGCCCAGGTACTGCGCAACTCGCCAGAACACCTGGCCGAGCGCCTGCAGGAAAACGAAGCCGTGGTGCGCGCCATCCGCAACAAGAACAGTGCCCTGGCCAGTGCCGAGATGCGTCGGCACATTCTTCAGGAAGGCCTGCGCATGGGGATTCGCTTGAACATTCCGGATGACCATCTGGGTAGTTGAATGACTGGAGACTGGCCATGACCGCTCACGCGCTGCAACGCGACCCCATACTCCCTGCCCTGCGCCTGGTCGCCGGCAGGAAGCCTTCGGTGGATGACATCTACCCGCGGCTGTTCGACGCCATTCTCGAGCAACGCATTGCGCCCTCCAGCCGTTTTACCGAAGAAGGCCTGGGCGAAACCTTCGGCGTGAGCCGCAGCGTGATCCGGCGGGTGCTGGCCAAGCTGTCCCATCAGCAAGTGATCATCCTGCGCCCCAACCAGCGCGCCCAGGTGGCAGCGCCGGATGCACAGCAGGCCCGGCAGATTCTGGAAGCGCGCAGGATGACCGAAGTCACCGTGGTGCAGTTGGCCTGTGCCCAGGCAACACCCCTGCAAATACGTCAATTGCGCGAGCTGATTGCCCGCGAGCGCGACTGTATCGAGCGAGATCAGCGTGGGCCGGCGATTCGCCTGTCCGGGGAATTTCATCTGCAACTGGCCGCCATGGCGGGCAATGCTCCCCTGGCACAGTTCCTCAACAGCCTGGTGCCGCTGACGTCGTTGATCATTGCCCAATACGAAGCGAAAGCCTGCACGTATTGCGCGTGGCAGGAGCATGTGGCGATTGTGGAGGCGGTGGAGCGGCGTGACTCAACGACCGCGGTGAACCTCATGATGCAGCACTTGGATCATCTGGAAAGCAGACTAGTAAAACACCACTGCACCTAAGTGAATGCAGGTCAAAACGTGCCGTTCAGTGTTTGATAAATAGCGTTCCAACAAAAAGCCCCCGCATCTCACGATGCGGGGGCTTTTGTTTTACCGAGGGATTACGCCGGTTGCAGCACCGACTGTCCACTCAACGCCAGGTCCAGCAGCTCGCGGTTGGCCACCGCGTACATGGCGTAGTCCGTGCCGACCGCAGCACGGATTTCCACCATCATCGCCACCCAACGCTCGGCCATGTCCTTGTGCTGCTCAAGCCACAGGGCCACGCGGGCTTCCATGTCTTGTGGCGCGTCGGCCATTTGCAGCACGGAGATGGTAATCGCGCGTTGCTGCCAGTCCACGTCGTCGCGGAAGGCTTCGCGGGCCTGGGCCTGCCAGTTGTTGGCCACTGGCAGGTCGCTGATCTGCTGCAGGTACCACGGCAGGTCCAGGGCGCTGCCGACGGCGAAGTAGGCCTTGGCCACTTCGGCGGCGTCATGCCCGGTGACGTCAGCGGCTTCGATGATCGGCAGCAAGGTGTACAGGTGGGTAGTGCCTGCAACCATGCGCGCCAACAGCTCCGGCACGCCGGCTTCGGTGTAGGCCTGGTAGCGGGTCTGCCAGCCTTCGCGGGTCGGGCCTTCCAGCAGTTCGTCGAGCTTGAGGCCCAAGGCGGCCAGGTGCGGACCGAAGTGTGCGGTGTCACGGCCAGCGTCCTGCTCGTTGCGACGGCTGCGCAGGAACCAGCGCGTGGCACGACGACCCAGGCGCATCAGCTCGTCCATCAACTGCAATTGCACGTCAGCGGAGACCTGGTGGTCCAGGGCTTCGATCTGACGGAACCAGTGCGGGAGGTGGAAGATGTCGCGCACGATCACATAGGCGCCCGCCACGTTCGCGGGGCTCATGCCGGTCGACTCTTTGAGTCGCTGCACGAAGGTGATGCCCATGTGGTTGACCAGGTCGTTGGCGATCTGGGTGCTGACGATTTCGCGCTTCAGGCGGTGACGACGCATGGCCTCGGAGAACTTGGCCACCAGGCTCGGCGGGAACGCGGTCTCCATGTCACGGGTCAGGTACTCGTCATCCGGTACCAGCGACTTGAGCAGCGCTTCCTTGAGGTCGATCTTGCTGTACGAGATCAGCACCGACAGCTCCGGACGGGTCAGACCCTTGCCATTCGCGGCGCGCTCGGTGAGCTGCTCCTCGGTCGGCAGGTACTCGATGGCGCGGTCCAGCTTGCCACGGCCTTCCAGGTCGCTCATCAGGCGCTTGTACTCGGCGGCACGCTCGTAGGCACGGCGCGCAGCCAGGGACAGGGCCTGGGTCTGCTTGTAGTTGTTGCCCAACACCAGGTGGCCGACTTCGTCGGTCATGCTCGCCAGCAACTGGTTGCGTTGCTTGTCGGTCATGTCACCGGCCTGCACCACTTCGTTGAGCAGGATCTTGATGTTCACTTCGTGGTCGGAGCAATCCACGCCACCGGCGTTGTCGATGAAGTCGGTGTTGGAACCGCCGCCATTGAGGCCGAATTCGACACGACCCAGCTGGGTCATGCCGAGGTTACCGCCCTCGCCCACCACCTTGCAGCGCAACTCGTTACCGTTGACGCGCAGTGCGTCGTTGGCCTTGTCGCCCACATCGGCGTGGCTTTCAGTGCTGGCCTTGACGTAAGTGCCAATACCGCCGTTCCACAACAGGTCCACCGGTGCCTTGAGCAAGGCGTTCAGCAGCTCGGTCGGGGTCAGCTTGTCGGCGGAGATATCGAAGCGTTCTTTCATCTGTGGCGAGATGGCAATGCTCTTCGCGCTGCGCGAGAAGATACCGCCGCCTTCGGACATGATGCTGGTGTCGTAGTCGGTCCAGGCCGAACGTGGCAGCTCGAACATGCGCTGGCGCTCGACGAAGCTGGTGGCCGGGTTGGGGTTTGGATCGATGAAGATATGCAGGTGGTTGAAGGCCGCGACCAGCTGCAGCTTGTCGGACATCAACAGGCCGTTACCGAACACGTCACCGGCCATGTCGCCGACGCCCACCACGGTGATGCTGTCTTCCTGCACGTTGATGCCGCGCTCACGGAAGTGACGCTGCACACCGACCCACGCGCCCTTGGCGGTGATGCCCATTTTCTTGTGATCGTAACCGGCGGAACCACCGGAAGCGAATGCATCGCCCAGCCAGAAGCCGTAGTCGATGGCGATGCCGTTGGCGATGTCGGAGAAGGTCGCAGTGCCCTTGTCCGCTGCTACCACCAGGTACGGGTCATCGTCGTCATGGCGCACGACGTTGGCCGGCGGCACCAGGGCGCCGTCTTTCAGGTTGTCGGTGATATCCAACAGGCCGGAAATGAAGATGCGGTAGCAGGCGATGCCCTCGGCCGCGATCTCGTCCCGGCTGCCGCCCAATGGCAGACGACGCGGCAGGAAGCCGCCCTTCGCACCCACGGGCACGATGACCGAGTTTTTCACTTGCTGGGCTTTTACCAGGCCAAGCACTTCGGTACGGAAGTCTTCTTCACGGTCGGACCAGCGCAGGCCACCACGCGCGACGTTGCCGAAACGCAAGTGCACGCCTTCGACGCGTGGCGAGTACACAAAGATTTCAAACTTCGGCACAGGCTTGGGCAGTTCAGGGATCGCATGCGGGTTGAACTTGAAGCTGAAGTACGACTTGTTCTGGCCGTTGGCGTCGGTCTGGTAGAAGTTGGTGCGCAGGGTGGCCTTGATCAGGTCCAGGTAGCGACGCAGGATGCGGTCTTCGTTGAGCACCTGAACATCGTCCAGGGCCGTGAGAATCGCTTGTTCCAGGCGTTGCTGCTTGTCTTCCAGGTCTTCACTGGTGAGCTTGCGCGCCAGGTAGAAGCGCGTCTTGAACAACCGGGTCAACTCGCGGGCGATGTCGGTGTGGTTGTTCAGGGTGCTGGCGATGTAACCCAGGTCGAAGCCCAGGCGGATCTGCTTCAGGTAACGGGCGTAGGCACGCAGCAGCGCAACGTCGCGCCACGGCAGGCCGGCAGTCAGTACCAGGCGGTTGAACGCATCGTTCTCGGCGTCGCCGTGCACGATGTGCACAAATGCGTCTTGCAGGGTGTCGTTGAGCTGCTGGATATCCAGGTTCACGCCTTCGGCGGCGATGAACGCGAAGTCATGGATCCAGAACTCACGGCCATTGGCGTGACGCAGGCGGTACGGGAACTCGCCCAGCACACGCAGGCCGAGGTTTTCCAGGATCGGCAACACGTCGGACAGCGCCAGCGGGGTGTCAGCGTGGTAGAGCTTGCAATGCAGCTCGCGTTGGCCGGAGACCTGGCCCAGCGGCTGATAGAAGCTCATCACCAGCGGGTTGGCTTCGGTGAGGCTCAGCAGGTGCTGCATGTCGACCACGGCCGAATGCGCGGCGAAACGCTCGCGGTAACCGGCCGGGAAGCCTTTCGGGAAGTCGGCCAGCACGTTGGTGCCGTGGGCTTCGCCGAAGCTTTCGACGACGAGGCTGGAGTAGTCGTCCTGCCAGCTGCGGCAGGCCTGCACCACTTCTTTTTCCAGCTGCAGCGGGTCGATGTCCAGGCGGTTCTTCGGGTCAACCCGCAGGATCAGCTGTACACGGGCCAGCACGGATTCGGAGAAGAAGGTCCAGAATTCGCAGTCCGAGGCCTTCAGGCGATCCATCAACACTTGCTGGATCTTCTGGCGTACTTCGGTGGAGTAGATGTCGCGCGGCACGTAGGCCAGGCAGTAGCAGAAACGACCGTACGGGTCTTTGCGCAGGAACACGCGGATCTTGTTGCGTTCCTGGATCTGCACGATCGACATCACGGTGCTGAACAGTTCGTCGACCGGGGTCTGGAACAAATCGTCACGGGGCAGCACTTCGACGACCTGGGCAAGCTCCTTGCCCAGGTGAGCCTTGGGCTGGAAGCCGGAACGGCGTTCGATTTCCGCGACCTTGCGGCGGATGTACGGAATGACCCGCACGCTTTCGCCATACACCGAGGAGGTGTACAGGCCCATGAAACGGTGTTCCTTGATGACTTTGCCGTCGGCGTCGATCTCACGGATCGACACATAGTCCGGGTAGGCTGGGCGGTGCACGCGGCTTGGGTGCGCCGCCTTGGCAAACGACAGCACGGTCGGCTCACGCAGGTAAGCCACGGCATAGTCTTCGATGCGCAGGTCGTCGGCGGTGAGGCCGGCGCGCAGCAGCTTGGTCAGACCGAGGAAGGAATCGGCGTCATATTCAATATGACCGCCGTCTGCCTCGTCACGTACCACGAACTCTTCATAGCCGAGGAAGGTGAAGTGGTTGCCCACCAGCCATTCCAGGAAGTTCTTGATCTCGGCTTTTTCTTCGCCGTCGATGACAAACTGGCTGGCGTCGATACCGGCCAGCAGGTCCTGGACCTTGGCTTTCATCGGTTCGAAATCAGCCACCGCCACGCGCACTTCGCCCAGCACCTGCTCCAGCTCTTTGCTCAGCACGTTCAGTTCGGCGGCGTTGGCGCAACGGTCGATTTCCAGGTACATCAGCGATTCTTGCTGGATACCTTCGCCCTGGGTGCCCTTGGGCAGGATTTCCAGCAGCTCGCCCTTGGCGCCACGGCGTACGCTGAGCACGGTGGTCTGCAGGGTGTGGATGCTGTAGCCACGGCGGTTCAGTTCGGTACGGACCGAATCCACCAAAAATGGCAGGTCATGGTGCAGCACTTCGACCGCGGTGTGGGTCGACTGCCAGCCATGACGTTCGTAATCGGGGTTGTAGACCCGCACTTGCGGTTGGGTGTGATCAAAGCGCTCAAGCAGGCGCCAGGCAGACAGGGTGCAACCGGCCAGGTCGGAAAGGCGACGCTGGGTCAGTTCGTCCAGGGAAATAATGCCGAAAAATTGCTCAGCGAACAGCGCCACTTGTGGCAGTGCCTGTTCACTGATGTGCTGCGCCAGTGCCGATTGCAGTTGATGCTGGAAGTCGGCCTTGCTGGCTGCGGTGAAGAACGCCATCTGTGGTACTCCGCTTGGGCTTGTTATTGATGAAAGCGTCGCGTGTTATCCCCTTGCGGGGAGACCGTCAGCGCTGTTCGCTGGTACTGATATAAGCACACTAGCGAATCAGGGTGACAGGTGAGTGAAGCTGGACAAGACAGTCAGGTCACATACAACTTCCATTGGACATACGCCTTGCCAGGCGACGGTACGACGGGCAGGTCAGGTTCCCGGCACAGGGCACATCCGTTGCGCAGCTTAACGAGTGTGGGAAGCCCGCTGCTTGCGACGCTGCGACATATTCGGTCATCGGTAAGCAGGCACTGGGTTGCTACTTGGGCAACCCGCAATATCCGGCAAAGAAACCTGCTATTTCAACGCCCGCGAGTACCAGAAATGACTGATAGTGCCCGTCAGGTCATGCACTGGGTCTGACACAGGATGCAGCACAAAATTCGCCGAAATGGCACAATTGCCCGCATTACGCCCTACCCCAGACAGGATTCCCCATGCTGCAGCTGAAAACCGACGCCCTGATGGTCACCCCGTGCGATGACGAAGAAGACAACATGGCGATGCTCTGCTGCCACGGCAAGAACGGCGAGATGTTCATGCTGACCCGCTACCCGGATGAGGACGAAGTGGAACTGACCTGGGATTACGAACCGTCGACCCTCGACGGGCTGAAAGTCACCCTGGGCGCCACGACCCTGCTGGTTGAACTGGCCGCAGGTGATGCCGATGCCCTGGGCGGCAAGGACCAGCTGGAGATCACCCACGCCACGGCCGCCTCCGACCTGGACGAGGTTGAAGAGACCTTGCAGAACATTCTCAACGGTACCGGCACCTTCACCCGGATTTAAACCGCACCAACGATAAAATGTGGGAGCTGGCTTGCCTGCGATGCGGGCGACTCGGTCTATCAGTCAGACCAGGGCGATGCCATCGCAGGCAAGCCAGCTCCCACAGTAACGGTGTTCGCAACAGAAAGTACGCGTGCCTCTGTTTGTGCGTTACACACAAAAATCCTACAAGTATTGCCAAAAATACCCGTTACTCCGTTAGTCGCCGCCCCCCTCGATGCATTAAAGTAGACGCCCCAGGCCTTGGCATT carries:
- a CDS encoding FadR/GntR family transcriptional regulator translates to MISTSTVVNSVVEKLRAALARGQWRRGEMLPGQRELAEQMGISRPSLREAVIVLETLGLVRSMPGKGVVVLETSVSEPQSSDAVADASLEDILQLRYTLEPFIVGLVAQSISSKEVGQLRLTLMDMREALDAGDAEAGMNAYIGFHEELFALTSNPIFQNVVQQTSNALKQSAQVLRNSPEHLAERLQENEAVVRAIRNKNSALASAEMRRHILQEGLRMGIRLNIPDDHLGS
- a CDS encoding GntR family transcriptional regulator, which translates into the protein MTAHALQRDPILPALRLVAGRKPSVDDIYPRLFDAILEQRIAPSSRFTEEGLGETFGVSRSVIRRVLAKLSHQQVIILRPNQRAQVAAPDAQQARQILEARRMTEVTVVQLACAQATPLQIRQLRELIARERDCIERDQRGPAIRLSGEFHLQLAAMAGNAPLAQFLNSLVPLTSLIIAQYEAKACTYCAWQEHVAIVEAVERRDSTTAVNLMMQHLDHLESRLVKHHCT
- a CDS encoding NAD-glutamate dehydrogenase, whose product is MAFFTAASKADFQHQLQSALAQHISEQALPQVALFAEQFFGIISLDELTQRRLSDLAGCTLSAWRLLERFDHTQPQVRVYNPDYERHGWQSTHTAVEVLHHDLPFLVDSVRTELNRRGYSIHTLQTTVLSVRRGAKGELLEILPKGTQGEGIQQESLMYLEIDRCANAAELNVLSKELEQVLGEVRVAVADFEPMKAKVQDLLAGIDASQFVIDGEEKAEIKNFLEWLVGNHFTFLGYEEFVVRDEADGGHIEYDADSFLGLTKLLRAGLTADDLRIEDYAVAYLREPTVLSFAKAAHPSRVHRPAYPDYVSIREIDADGKVIKEHRFMGLYTSSVYGESVRVIPYIRRKVAEIERRSGFQPKAHLGKELAQVVEVLPRDDLFQTPVDELFSTVMSIVQIQERNKIRVFLRKDPYGRFCYCLAYVPRDIYSTEVRQKIQQVLMDRLKASDCEFWTFFSESVLARVQLILRVDPKNRLDIDPLQLEKEVVQACRSWQDDYSSLVVESFGEAHGTNVLADFPKGFPAGYRERFAAHSAVVDMQHLLSLTEANPLVMSFYQPLGQVSGQRELHCKLYHADTPLALSDVLPILENLGLRVLGEFPYRLRHANGREFWIHDFAFIAAEGVNLDIQQLNDTLQDAFVHIVHGDAENDAFNRLVLTAGLPWRDVALLRAYARYLKQIRLGFDLGYIASTLNNHTDIARELTRLFKTRFYLARKLTSEDLEDKQQRLEQAILTALDDVQVLNEDRILRRYLDLIKATLRTNFYQTDANGQNKSYFSFKFNPHAIPELPKPVPKFEIFVYSPRVEGVHLRFGNVARGGLRWSDREEDFRTEVLGLVKAQQVKNSVIVPVGAKGGFLPRRLPLGGSRDEIAAEGIACYRIFISGLLDITDNLKDGALVPPANVVRHDDDDPYLVVAADKGTATFSDIANGIAIDYGFWLGDAFASGGSAGYDHKKMGITAKGAWVGVQRHFRERGINVQEDSITVVGVGDMAGDVFGNGLLMSDKLQLVAAFNHLHIFIDPNPNPATSFVERQRMFELPRSAWTDYDTSIMSEGGGIFSRSAKSIAISPQMKERFDISADKLTPTELLNALLKAPVDLLWNGGIGTYVKASTESHADVGDKANDALRVNGNELRCKVVGEGGNLGMTQLGRVEFGLNGGGSNTDFIDNAGGVDCSDHEVNIKILLNEVVQAGDMTDKQRNQLLASMTDEVGHLVLGNNYKQTQALSLAARRAYERAAEYKRLMSDLEGRGKLDRAIEYLPTEEQLTERAANGKGLTRPELSVLISYSKIDLKEALLKSLVPDDEYLTRDMETAFPPSLVAKFSEAMRRHRLKREIVSTQIANDLVNHMGITFVQRLKESTGMSPANVAGAYVIVRDIFHLPHWFRQIEALDHQVSADVQLQLMDELMRLGRRATRWFLRSRRNEQDAGRDTAHFGPHLAALGLKLDELLEGPTREGWQTRYQAYTEAGVPELLARMVAGTTHLYTLLPIIEAADVTGHDAAEVAKAYFAVGSALDLPWYLQQISDLPVANNWQAQAREAFRDDVDWQQRAITISVLQMADAPQDMEARVALWLEQHKDMAERWVAMMVEIRAAVGTDYAMYAVANRELLDLALSGQSVLQPA